The Thermacetogenium phaeum DSM 12270 genome segment AAATATTCGGCCATCTCCGGAGCCTTGGTAACATCCTTCCGCAGAATAGAGGCACACCCTTCTGGGGAGATCACCGAATAGATGGCATTGGAAAGCATGAGAATACAATCGGCGACTCCCAGGGCCAGCGCTCCACCACTCCCCCCCTCCCCAATTACCAGGCTGATTACAGGGGTCTTTAAGAGGGACATCTGGTAGAGGGACCTGGAGATGGCCCATCCCTGGCCCCGTTCCTCGGCTCCAATACCGGGATAAGCCCCTTGAGTATCAATAAAGCAAATTACCGTTCGCTTAAACTTTTCAGCCTGCTTCATCAGGCGGCAGGCTTTACGATAACCTTCAGGGTGGGGCATACCAAAATTCCTTTTTAGGTTTTGATTTGTATCTTTACCCTTCTGGTGGCCGATAACTGTAACTGGGATCCCACGAAAGAGGGCAATGCCGCCCACTATCGCCGGGTCGTCATGATAGTACCTGTCGCCGTGCAATTCTATAAAATCATTGAATATTTCTCTGATATAATCAAGTGTTGTTGGCCTCCCGACATGCCGGGCCAGCTGCACCTTTTGCCAGGCAGATAATGCCCGGTATTTCTCTTCTTTAGCCAAGGCCAACTTCCTTTCCAGCGCGGCAATCTCGGCGCTAAGATCCATATCTATTCTCTCAGACAGTTCTTTAAACTCATTTAACTTCTTTTTTATTTCCTGGTAATCTTTCTCTAAATCCAATAAGTGGTTATATCCCATCTTTATTCTCTCCATCTATGAAGGGCTATGATCCTGCCGAGAAAGTCTTTCATTTCTTTGCGATGGACAATTTTATCGATCATCCCATGCTCTAGCAGGAACTCCGCCTTTTGAAAGCCTGGAGGTAATTTCTGGCGGATGGTTTGTTCAATGACCCGCGGTCCGGTAAAGCAAACCAGGGAACCTGGCTCGGCAATTATGATATCGGCAAGTGTGGCGAAGCTGGCGGTCACCCCTCCTGTGGTGGGGTGCGTCAGCACTGCTACATATAAGAGTCCTTCCTCCTGAAAGCGAGCGGCAGCAGCACTGGTTTTTGCCATCTGCATTAAAGAGTACATTCCCTCCTGCATTCGTGCCCCTCCAGAAGCAGTGAAGATAATCACCGGCAGCCTTTCCCGGCGGGCGGTTTCAAACGCCCTGGCGATCTTCTCTCCAACCACCGAACCCATACTTCCCATCAGAAAATGGCTGTCCATCACCCCGATGACGATTTTTTCCCCGTTGATGCTTGCCGTGCCTGTTATTACGGCCTCTTTGAGGCCGGTTTCCTCTTGAGCTTTTTGCAGTCTTTCAGAGTAGCCGGGAAAATTTAACGGATCGCAGGATGTGAGCTCGGAATCCAGCTCGGTAAAACTATTCTCGTCCGTGATGATCCAGATCCTCTCACCGGCAGTAAGTGGATGATGGTAACCGCATTCGGGGCATACCTTGAGGTTGAGTTCAAGTTTCTCCTCTTGAATTCGATTGCCACAACCCGGGCAGGGTTTTACTGTCGGCACTTCGAGAGGTGATGAATCTCCCGCTCGGGCAGGGAGAGTGATGTATTTTTTCCTGGGCTTAGGGTTGAAAAGGTCTTTTAAAAACATCTTCTTTTATTTCCCTTCCCTTTCCTCTAAAGCGAAGATCAATTCTCCTCCTGCTGCCAATTCCCCGTTAAGGCTTGCCTTCCCCAAGGCCTTGCCGATATTTCCTTTTATTTTAATCAGCTCAACCTCGAGCAGTAACTGATCACCAGGAGTGACCATTTTCTTAAACCGGAATTTATCTACACCGGCGAAGTACACCAGCTTTCCCCGGTGTTCTACCTGGCTCAACAGAGCACAAGCTCCTACCTGGGCCAGTGCTTCCAGGACTAAAACACCGGGCATGATCGGAATTCCGGGGAAGTGTCCCTGAAAGAAGGGTTCATTGATGCTCACGTTTTTGATCCCGACCGCTCTCTTCCCCGGTTCTAACTCCAGCAAGCGATCCACCAGCAGGAAGGGATAGCGATGCGGGATGGTGCTCATTATATCTCTGGCATGTAACAAGGAAATCACCTTACCCGTGAAATTTTTTGACAACCAGCGCTGCGTTATGACCTCCGAATCCCAGAGAATCGGTTATGGCTACATTGACCTCTTTTTCCTGGGAGGTGTTTGGTACATAATCGAGGTCACATTCAGGATCGGGGTCGTCATAATTGATCGTCGGAGGTATCAGGTTGTTTTGACATGATAGAGTTGTAGCGATAAATTCAACTGCACCTGCAGCTCCGAGCATATGACCGGTCATGCTCTTGATAGAACTAACGGAAACGCGGTAGGCATGATCTTTCAACGCTCTTTTAATGGCTTTTGTTTCCATGGCGTCATTGATCACTGTGCTTGTACCATGAGCATTAATATAATCCACTTCCTCAG includes the following:
- a CDS encoding acetyl-CoA carboxylase carboxyltransferase subunit alpha; amino-acid sequence: MGYNHLLDLEKDYQEIKKKLNEFKELSERIDMDLSAEIAALERKLALAKEEKYRALSAWQKVQLARHVGRPTTLDYIREIFNDFIELHGDRYYHDDPAIVGGIALFRGIPVTVIGHQKGKDTNQNLKRNFGMPHPEGYRKACRLMKQAEKFKRTVICFIDTQGAYPGIGAEERGQGWAISRSLYQMSLLKTPVISLVIGEGGSGGALALGVADCILMLSNAIYSVISPEGCASILRKDVTKAPEMAEYLKLTAADLEAMGIIDEIIPEPLEGAHSNTAQVYKKVEERLFHHLTKLISMDLHELIERRYERLRKIGVYNE
- the accD gene encoding acetyl-CoA carboxylase, carboxyltransferase subunit beta, which translates into the protein MPTVKPCPGCGNRIQEEKLELNLKVCPECGYHHPLTAGERIWIITDENSFTELDSELTSCDPLNFPGYSERLQKAQEETGLKEAVITGTASINGEKIVIGVMDSHFLMGSMGSVVGEKIARAFETARRERLPVIIFTASGGARMQEGMYSLMQMAKTSAAAARFQEEGLLYVAVLTHPTTGGVTASFATLADIIIAEPGSLVCFTGPRVIEQTIRQKLPPGFQKAEFLLEHGMIDKIVHRKEMKDFLGRIIALHRWRE
- the fabZ gene encoding 3-hydroxyacyl-ACP dehydratase FabZ, with product MLHARDIMSTIPHRYPFLLVDRLLELEPGKRAVGIKNVSINEPFFQGHFPGIPIMPGVLVLEALAQVGACALLSQVEHRGKLVYFAGVDKFRFKKMVTPGDQLLLEVELIKIKGNIGKALGKASLNGELAAGGELIFALEEREGK